From the Prunus dulcis chromosome 4, ALMONDv2, whole genome shotgun sequence genome, one window contains:
- the LOC117624390 gene encoding uncharacterized protein LOC117624390, which yields MGAITSAVIAIVGVVLGWITIEIACKPCLEQGRQAIDRNLNPDYDPDDDVVSSDIRAPLNPNSTATTIHVEVEEDPKAAATSTSAHSDALKAV from the coding sequence atgGGAGCGATAACCAGCGCAGTGATAGCGATAGTGGGGGTGGTGCTGGGTTGGATAACCATCGAGATTGCCTGCAAGCCTTGCCTTGAGCAAGGCCGCCAAGCCATCGATCGCAATCTTAACCCCGACTACGATCCCGATGACGACGTCGTTTCCTCTGATATCCGCGCCCCTCTCAACCCTAActccaccgccaccaccatcCATGTCGAGGTGGAGGAAGATCCCAAGGCCGCTGCTACCTCCACTTCTGCTCATTCCGATGCG
- the LOC117624389 gene encoding F-box/kelch-repeat protein At1g30090 — protein sequence MQRVRLSSQQAPVHKLGDSQITLSPKFRLAVIQSSLLNPSPDLELSHGGEPLIPGLPDDVALNCLLRLPVQSHTASKAVCKRWHLLLGSKERFFTRRKELGFKDPWLFVFAYHKCTGKIQWQVLDLTNFSWHTIPAMPCREKVCPHGFRCVSTPRDGTLFVCGGTVSDVDCPLDLVLKYEMQKNRWTVVNQMISARSFFASGVIDGMIYVAGGNSTDLFELDSAEVLDPVEGTWHPIANMGTNMASYDAAVLNGKLLVTEGWLWPFYVSPRGQVYDPRTNNWESMAVGLREGWTGSSVVIYGHLFVVSELERMKLKVYDADTDKWEAIEGPPLPEQICKPFAVNACDCRIYVVGRNLHVAEGHISRVSRKGTCEKKWCFGVRWNVVDSPDCFSDLTPSSSQVLFA from the coding sequence ATGCAACGGGTTCGATTGTCCTCCCAACAGGCACCCGTACACAAGCTAGGGGATTCTCAAATTACATTATCCCCAAAGTTTAGGTTAGCGGTTATCCAATCTTCTTTGTTGAATCCTTCCCCAGACTTAGAGTTATCTCACGGGGGAGAACCCCTCATTCCGGGCCTTCCTGATGATGTTGCACTTAACTGTCTCCTTCGGCTTCCAGTCCAGAGCCACACAGCAAGCAAAGCTGTCTGCAAGCGTTGGCATCTACTGCTTGGTAGTAAAGAGCGGTTTTTCACTCGAAGAAAAGAATTAGGCTTCAAAGACCCTTGGCTTTTCGTCTTTGCCTATCATAAGTGCACTGGAAAGATTCAGTGGCAGGTTCTTGATCTCACTAATTTCTCTTGGCACACTATCCCTGCCATGCCCTGCAGAGAAAAAGTTTGTCCCCATGGATTCAGATGTGTTTCAACTCCCCGTGATGGCACCCTCTTTGTTTGTGGTGGAACGGTCTCTGATGTGGATTGTCCACTTGACTTGGTCCTGAAATATGAAATGCAGAAGAATCGGTGGACTGTGGTGAATCAGATGATAAGTGCTAGGTCATTTTTTGCAAGTGGAGTTATTGATGGGATGATTTATGTGGCTGGAGGAAACAGCACAGATCTTTTTGAGCTTGACTCAGCTGAGGTTTTGGACCCTGTTGAAGGGACTTGGCATCCCATTGCGAATATGGGAACAAATATGGCCTCTTATGATGCAGCAGTTCTCAATGGAAAGCTTCTTGTTACCGAAGGCTGGTTGTGGCCTTTCTATGTCTCTCCCAGGGGTCAGGTTTATGATCCAAGAACTAATAATTGGGAGAGTATGGCTGTTGGACTGAGAGAAGGCTGGACAGGTTCAAGTGTGGTGATTTATGGCCATTTGTTTGTGGTCTCAGAGCTTGAAAGGATGAAGCTTAAAGTTTATGATGCGGATACTGATAAGTGGGAAGCAATAGAAGGGCCCCCTTTGCCAGAGCAGATATGTAAACCCTTTGCTGTGAATGCCTGCGATTGCAGGATATACGTTGTGGGTAGGAACCTTCATGTTGCTGAAGGTCACATCTCAAGGGTTAGCCGTAAAGGAACTTGTGAGAAGAAGTGGTGCTTTGGTGTTCGATGGAATGTGGTCGATTCCCCAGATTGTTTCTCTGACTTGACACCCTCAAGCTCACAGGTCCTGTTTGCTTAG
- the LOC117625046 gene encoding uncharacterized protein LOC117625046 — MNFLLTPDKGKEEKHVGVQCLYCKKVFKNHQALGGHLSAHQEEINSKRSWNYPSHFSNSASITNNSPQPFSMRHPEIFSGGPLFSEVTPPLDFSKRLYSNENSWVNISRFYENNTSAMPPKCSSSSGHAEIQNSKPLSFIAPAPSGSMVPISVPLDPPFCLVSNGVCQFNTDQFRSFRDGMPSFSANAMPYFQDHNCCMIPYPVNAVTDLHPDLSSKQSLCFKEPITIGSLPPDPSESSGQGEIGRYKTQTVSTSKGRKKHCIGGAGGIAAEIMNPSKRPKKNSELLMETDKPPHPSQSSDQGEIGEYETQILLTSKGGKRHCLGEAGGSAEMMNCQWKRPKINSELSMETDKPPKRELLLFKDVENCFSRAGISSNAGEEEGQMDLDLSLHL; from the coding sequence ATGAATTTCCTTTTGACCCCTGacaaaggaaaggaagagaagCATGTGGGTGTCCAATGCTTGTATTGCAAAAAAGTATTCAAAAATCACCAGGCTTTAGGGGGCCATCTTAGCGCTCATCAGGAAGAGATCAACTCAAAGAGGAGCTGGAATTATCCTAGCCATTTCAGCAACTCAGCAAGCATTACTAACAATAGTCCTCAACCTTTCAGCATGCGTCATCCTGAAATTTTTTCTGGAGGCCCTCTCTTCAGTGAGGTAACCCCTCCTTTGGATTTCTCCAAGAGACTCTACTCAAATGAAAATAGCTGGGTGAATATAAGCAGGTTCTATGAGAACAATACGAGCGCTATGCCTCCAAAATGTTCATCTAGTAGTGGTCATGCTGAAATCCAAAATTCTAAACCTTTATCCTTCATAGCACCTGCTCCCTCTGGTAGCATGGTACCAATTAGTGTTCCTTTGGATCCTCCATTCTGTTTGGTCTCAAATGGAGTTTGTCAGTTTAATACTGATCAATTTCGATCTTTTAGGGATGGTATGCCATCCTTTTCTGCAAATGCCATGCCATACTTTCAGGATCACAACTGTTGTATGATTCCATATCCTGTGAATGCTGTAACTGATCTTCATCCAGATCTCAGCTCAAAACAGTCACTTTGCTTCAAGGAACCTATTACTATTGGTTCCTTGCCTCCAGATCCCAGTGAATCTTCAGGCCAAGGTGAAATTGGTCGGTATAAGACACAAACTGTCTCAACCTCTAAAGGTCGCAAGAAGCACTGCATAGGTGGAGCCGGAGGAATTGCTGCTGAGATAATGAATCCATCAAAAAGGCCTAAGAAAAACTCCGAGTTGTTGATGGAAACAGATAAGCCTCCACATCCCAGTCAATCTTCAGACCAAGGTGAAATTGGTGAGTACGAGACACAAATTCTCTTAACCTCTAAAGGAGGTAAGAGGCACTGCTTAGGTGAAGCTGGAGGAAGTGCCGAGATGATGAATTGTCAATGGAAAAGGCCTAAGATCAACTCTGAGTTGTCAATGGAAACTGATAAGCCTCCCAAGAGagagcttcttctttttaaagaTGTGGAGAACTGCTTTTCCAGGGCAGGAATATCTTCTAATGCGGGAGAAGAGGAAGGCCAAATGGATCTCGATCTCTCTCTACATCTGTAG